The nucleotide sequence ACGGAGGAAAATCGGTGATTCCTATCACCCGATCGGGTGATCCAGCGCAACCTGCAATGTGCATCTAAATCACATATAAACCGGACAACATTCACACGAGAGTCCTGTCTTTGTCACCCTACTTGAGGAAGAAATTGTTCATAGTAAAGCCCAGGGTGCAATAGAGGCATGGCAGAGAGTTGGATATTGTGTAATTTCCTCTACGTAAGAATACGTGCCGGTTGGTTGAGAGGGATGGTGTGCATTCTTTCCAAAATTCAAGCCAGTGCTGTTACAGGCAAAAAGCCAGGGATCCGGCTACCACACCATGCCCTGGCTTTACTCCATCATCGCTATTAGGACTAGAGGAGCTAATTTCTCATGGTAAGCAAAGTCCCCCTGAATATTCAAACGTGCAGTCAGGTTGCTGAAGTGTCCCCTCCGGTTGCCAGCCTGGGAACCAATCCCTCCCATCTCAACCACGACTATGCCGAGGCAGATATCCTGCGCCTTTCTACCTTTTTCAGGAGCAACCCCAATCCTATCCTGGTATTCAGCCCGGATGGCAACGTGGTAAAGACAAATCCGGCAGCAGTACGAATGCTCAAGCGGTTGCACATGGGTGAATTGGATCTATTACCGGAGGATCATGCCCAGATTGTGCAGTCATGCCTGGATGGCCGGATGCGAGAGTATGCGATCGAAGTCAACACCCACAATCGTGTATTTGCGTTGACCTATCACCCCCTCCCTGCCTTCAAGCTGGTCTATCTATACGCGATTGAAATCACCGAATTCAGACGGGCAGAGGAAGACCTGTTACGGATGGTTGCCAGTACGCTGACCCTGGCAAAGCAGGCAGTTCTACGCTTGCAAGCATTTCGTAAAACGCCGCCCCAATCAGTCAAGCCATCTCACCAGCAAACGGACCTTTCTGAGATGTTTGTGGCCATGGATGGTTGTGTCTTTACATCCAGTAATCGTTTCGGTGAGTGGGACCTGGACTAGTGGTTCGTCAACCTTGTAATTGTGAGTCTGGGGTCAGAAAAAGGTTATTATTTTGTGGGTTTTAAACCCCCAAAATAATTCTCGATAGACCATTAGTGCATTGCGGCAGAAATTTTTCACCACAAAGGCACAAAGGGACACAAAGGTTCTTAAAGCCTATCCGAAAACTTCCTCAGTCTAGGTTTGAGCTTTGTTCATTGGGGCTTTTCGGATAGGCTTTTAGTGCGCTCTGTGTCTTTGTGGTTGAAGCCAAAACTGGCGGGTTATTTTCGGCAACCTGCACTAGTGACGGGAAATGCACCTCATCGCAAAGAAAGGTTTCATCTTCAGAGACTGGAGCTATCAAGGGTTCTGGTGTTTCAGGAGGATGAAACCCTGTTTGCCATCGAAGGGTTTATCGTTGCCGTCTATCTGTGCGTTGACCATCATTGCGAATCGTTACTGAGTCTCGATGCCTGGGTGGATGTGCTCCTAATATAAACATTCACGAAGCTGCTGCTCACTTTTCTAAAGATTGCAGGGTGTATCTGGCACGGGTTTTGAGAGTGGTCAGGCCGATATCGCCACTGCCCGTCGTCCTGATATTGTCGTTTTAGATGAAACCGTCATTGCCAGCGAACCGCTCTGGGAAAAAGAACCCGTGATTACCCTGGGGCGATCCATCAAGCTCATTGTTGAAGTGGTTAGTACCAACTGGGAAACCGATTATGCCCGAAAAGTTGAAGAATATGCCCTTTTCGGAATTCCCGAATATTGGATTGTGGATTATCGAGGACTGGGTGGAGTTGCCTTTATTGGAAAACCGAAACAACCAACCTTTACTGTCTGCAAACTCAATGAAGACGAATATATCCAGCAACAATATCGTTTAGGAGAACCGATCGCCTCTAGCCTCCTGCCAGGTTTCCAGATTCGCCTGGATGATATCCTGCCCCGCTAGCCTGCCGATTCTGATGGGTTTCCATCAATCAGGCATGGCTGACTGAACGAACTGAACTCTTGCCAGAGGAAGCTTGAAAATGACTACAGTGGCCATCGATCGCCTCACCTTGAAACTCTCTGGTCTTTGCCCACACCAGGGACAACACCTCGCCCAACTCCTCACCCAAAGGCCTGCCCATGCCTCTCTACCCACGGCATCCACCCCTGACTTTGATCGCCTAAACATCCAGAGCACCGCCCAACCCCACGACAACCTCGATCGCTCTTCCTTAAGCCCTATCGTTTCAGAGCGCCTCAACCAGTTACTCAAAGCGGGGTGAATGTTCCCCCATTTTCACTCACATCTGACAGATCACATCTGACAGACATGCATTATCTGAGTTGGAATAACAGATTTCATATTCCTTTCATACAACGCCTGGACTCCTGCCTTCAATGCCC is from Leptothermofonsia sichuanensis E412 and encodes:
- a CDS encoding Uma2 family endonuclease; translated protein: MQGVSGTGFESGQADIATARRPDIVVLDETVIASEPLWEKEPVITLGRSIKLIVEVVSTNWETDYARKVEEYALFGIPEYWIVDYRGLGGVAFIGKPKQPTFTVCKLNEDEYIQQQYRLGEPIASSLLPGFQIRLDDILPR
- a CDS encoding PAS domain-containing protein, producing MVSKVPLNIQTCSQVAEVSPPVASLGTNPSHLNHDYAEADILRLSTFFRSNPNPILVFSPDGNVVKTNPAAVRMLKRLHMGELDLLPEDHAQIVQSCLDGRMREYAIEVNTHNRVFALTYHPLPAFKLVYLYAIEITEFRRAEEDLLRMVASTLTLAKQAVLRLQAFRKTPPQSVKPSHQQTDLSEMFVAMDGCVFTSSNRFGEWDLD